In a genomic window of Gossypium arboreum isolate Shixiya-1 chromosome 9, ASM2569848v2, whole genome shotgun sequence:
- the LOC108454450 gene encoding uncharacterized protein LOC108454450 isoform X1, with translation MNGGDSKDDEEEREQVMSEVHLGCPPGISGPHISRFTICLPSGVESSRFNGLFKEEESCTDQEIRFDEDGDLILPRRRQISRRCFTMKIQHNITSSIPSVGLQVWKAELILSDFVLHKICTSMEFHGIVSLELGAGTGLAGMLLAHAAKTVFLTDHGDQILENCLKNVQLNSGVLNHQKVVYVRELDWTHPWPPKVSSDLATQERFSWSSSELEEVQKASLLLAADVIYSDDLTDALFGILERIMSQGSEKVLYLALEKRYNFSLDDLDVVANGYLNFRSYLKDDSECEGLELGSLPCFMGKCIDVAEIPQYVGGYDRGDDVELWEIRYSKGKL, from the exons ATGAACGGTGGAGATTCAAAGGATGACGAGGAGGAACGGGAACAAGTTATGAGCGAGGTCCATCTGGGATGTCCACCTGGCATCTCCGGTCCTCACATTTCCCGCTTCACCATTTGCCTGCCTTCTG gaGTTGAATCCAGCAGATTTAATGGATTGTTCAAAGAAGAGGAATCTTGTACGGACCAAGAAATTAGGTTCGATGAAGATGGCGACCTGATTTTACCAAGAAGACGCC AGATTTCTCGTCGTTGTTTCACTATGAAAATTCAGCATAATATCACTTCATCCATTCCTAGTGTTGGTTTGCAG GTATGGAAGGCCGAACTAATTTTGTCAGATTTTGTGTTACATAAGATATGCACTTCAATGGAGTTCCATGGCATTGTCTCTTTAGAGCTTGGTGCTGGAACAG GGCTTGCAGGCATGCTGCTTGCGCATGCTGCTAAGACTGTGTTCTTAACAG ACCATGGTGACCAAATCCTCGAAAACTGTCTTAAGAACGTTCAACTTAATTCTGGAGTCCTTAATCATCAGAAAGTAGTTTATGTGCGTGAACTTGACTGGACTCACCCTTGGCCTCCTAAAGTTAGCTCAGACCTGGCAACTCAAGAAAG GTTTTCATGGAGCTCCTCAGAACTTGAAGAAGTACAGAAAGCTTCTCTGCTTTTAGCTGCTgatgtcatttacagtgatgatCTTACAGATGCGCTATTTGGTATCTTAGAGAGAATAATGTCACAAGGGTCTGAAAAG GTGTTATACTTGGCACTGGAAAAACGCTACAACTTCAGTCTTGATGATCTTGATGTTGTAGCAAATGGTTATTTAAATTTCAGAAGTTACTTGAAGGACGACAGTG AATGTGAAGGCCTTGAGCTTGGTTCCTTGCCTTGTTTTATGGGTAAATGTATCGATGTTGCAGAAATTCCACAGTATGTGGGAGGATATGACCGAGGAGACGATGTTGAGCTTTGGGAGATTAGATACAGTAAAGGGAAGCTATGA
- the LOC108454450 gene encoding uncharacterized protein LOC108454450 isoform X3, with translation MNGGDSKDDEEEREQVMSEVHLGCPPGISGPHISRFTICLPSGVESSRFNGLFKEEESCTDQEIRFDEDGDLILPRRRQISRRCFTMKIQHNITSSIPSVGLQVWKAELILSDFVLHKICTSMEFHGIVSLELGAGTGLAGMLLAHAAKTVFLTDHGDQILENCLKNVQLNSGVLNHQKVVYVRELDWTHPWPPKVSSDLATQERFSWSSSELEEVQKASLLLAADVIYSDDLTDALFGILERIMSQGSEKVLYLALEKRYNFSLDDLDVVANGYLNFRSYLKDDSGRM, from the exons ATGAACGGTGGAGATTCAAAGGATGACGAGGAGGAACGGGAACAAGTTATGAGCGAGGTCCATCTGGGATGTCCACCTGGCATCTCCGGTCCTCACATTTCCCGCTTCACCATTTGCCTGCCTTCTG gaGTTGAATCCAGCAGATTTAATGGATTGTTCAAAGAAGAGGAATCTTGTACGGACCAAGAAATTAGGTTCGATGAAGATGGCGACCTGATTTTACCAAGAAGACGCC AGATTTCTCGTCGTTGTTTCACTATGAAAATTCAGCATAATATCACTTCATCCATTCCTAGTGTTGGTTTGCAG GTATGGAAGGCCGAACTAATTTTGTCAGATTTTGTGTTACATAAGATATGCACTTCAATGGAGTTCCATGGCATTGTCTCTTTAGAGCTTGGTGCTGGAACAG GGCTTGCAGGCATGCTGCTTGCGCATGCTGCTAAGACTGTGTTCTTAACAG ACCATGGTGACCAAATCCTCGAAAACTGTCTTAAGAACGTTCAACTTAATTCTGGAGTCCTTAATCATCAGAAAGTAGTTTATGTGCGTGAACTTGACTGGACTCACCCTTGGCCTCCTAAAGTTAGCTCAGACCTGGCAACTCAAGAAAG GTTTTCATGGAGCTCCTCAGAACTTGAAGAAGTACAGAAAGCTTCTCTGCTTTTAGCTGCTgatgtcatttacagtgatgatCTTACAGATGCGCTATTTGGTATCTTAGAGAGAATAATGTCACAAGGGTCTGAAAAG GTGTTATACTTGGCACTGGAAAAACGCTACAACTTCAGTCTTGATGATCTTGATGTTGTAGCAAATGGTTATTTAAATTTCAGAAGTTACTTGAAGGACGACAGTGGTAG AATGTGA
- the LOC108454450 gene encoding uncharacterized protein LOC108454450 isoform X2, which translates to MNGGDSKDDEEEREQVMSEVHLGCPPGISGPHISRFTICLPSGVESSRFNGLFKEEESCTDQEIRFDEDGDLILPRRRQISRRCFTMKIQHNITSSIPSVGLQEFFALSLPGLAGMLLAHAAKTVFLTDHGDQILENCLKNVQLNSGVLNHQKVVYVRELDWTHPWPPKVSSDLATQERFSWSSSELEEVQKASLLLAADVIYSDDLTDALFGILERIMSQGSEKVLYLALEKRYNFSLDDLDVVANGYLNFRSYLKDDSECEGLELGSLPCFMGKCIDVAEIPQYVGGYDRGDDVELWEIRYSKGKL; encoded by the exons ATGAACGGTGGAGATTCAAAGGATGACGAGGAGGAACGGGAACAAGTTATGAGCGAGGTCCATCTGGGATGTCCACCTGGCATCTCCGGTCCTCACATTTCCCGCTTCACCATTTGCCTGCCTTCTG gaGTTGAATCCAGCAGATTTAATGGATTGTTCAAAGAAGAGGAATCTTGTACGGACCAAGAAATTAGGTTCGATGAAGATGGCGACCTGATTTTACCAAGAAGACGCC AGATTTCTCGTCGTTGTTTCACTATGAAAATTCAGCATAATATCACTTCATCCATTCCTAGTGTTGGTTTGCAG GAATTTTTTGCACTGTCTTTACCAGGGCTTGCAGGCATGCTGCTTGCGCATGCTGCTAAGACTGTGTTCTTAACAG ACCATGGTGACCAAATCCTCGAAAACTGTCTTAAGAACGTTCAACTTAATTCTGGAGTCCTTAATCATCAGAAAGTAGTTTATGTGCGTGAACTTGACTGGACTCACCCTTGGCCTCCTAAAGTTAGCTCAGACCTGGCAACTCAAGAAAG GTTTTCATGGAGCTCCTCAGAACTTGAAGAAGTACAGAAAGCTTCTCTGCTTTTAGCTGCTgatgtcatttacagtgatgatCTTACAGATGCGCTATTTGGTATCTTAGAGAGAATAATGTCACAAGGGTCTGAAAAG GTGTTATACTTGGCACTGGAAAAACGCTACAACTTCAGTCTTGATGATCTTGATGTTGTAGCAAATGGTTATTTAAATTTCAGAAGTTACTTGAAGGACGACAGTG AATGTGAAGGCCTTGAGCTTGGTTCCTTGCCTTGTTTTATGGGTAAATGTATCGATGTTGCAGAAATTCCACAGTATGTGGGAGGATATGACCGAGGAGACGATGTTGAGCTTTGGGAGATTAGATACAGTAAAGGGAAGCTATGA